A genomic segment from Nicotiana tabacum cultivar K326 chromosome 7, ASM71507v2, whole genome shotgun sequence encodes:
- the LOC107816752 gene encoding beta-xylosidase/alpha-L-arabinofuranosidase 2, translating to MALTYNNMKKQHSVLLCFFFILSHFALEFKPVLAQTTSPAFACDVANNPGVKNFGFCDVSLDVSARVNDLVKRLTLEEKITMLVNTAGSVSRLGIPKYEWWSEALHGISYTGPGVKFNGVVPGATSFPQPILTSASFNETLFETIGKAVSTEARAMYNVGLAGLTYWSPNVNIYRDPRWGRGQETPGEDPTLASKYGVAYVKGLQQRDDGKKDMLKVASCCKHYTAYDVDDWKGIQRYNFNAKVTQQDLDDTFNPPFKSCVVDGNVASVMCSYNQVNGKPTCGDHDLLAGVIRGQWKLNGYIVTDCDSLNEIYWAQHYTKTPEETAALSLNSGLDLNCGSWLGKYTQGAVNQGLVNESVIDRAVSNNFATLMRLGFFDGDPKNHAYGSLGPKDVCSPEHQELAREAARQGIVLLKNSAGSLPLSPKSIKSLAVIGPNANVGYTMIGSYEGTPCKLTTPLQGLNASVATVYHPGCFNASVSCDPALADDAKKIAAAADAVVLVMGSDQSVERESKDRVNITLPGQQSLLITEVASVSKGPVILVIMSGGGMDVQFAVDNPKVTSIVWIGFPGEDGGGALADIIFGYYNPSGRLPMTWYPQSYADKVDMTNMNMRADPKTGFPGRSYRFYKGPTVFNFGDGLSYSNYKHHLVQAPKYVSIPLEEGHACRSTRCKSIDAVNEQSCSNLGYDIHLRVKNVGKMSGSHTVFLFTSPPSVHNAPQKHLLEFQKIHLTPQSEGIVKFKLDVCKHLSVVDEVGNKKVALGLHVLHIGDLRHSLTVRI from the exons ATGGCCTTGACGTATAATAATATGAAGAAACAACACTCTGTTTTGCtctgtttcttctttattttaagcCATTTTGCCTTAGAATTCAAGCCAGTTTTGGCTCAAACTACATCTCCTGCTTTTGCTTGTGATGTTGCAAACAATCCTGGGGTAAAGAACTTTGGCTTTTGTGATGTCTCATTGGATGTGTCAGCCAGGGTAAATGATCTAGTAAAAAGATTAACATTGGAGGAAAAAATTACTATGTTGGTGAATACAGCTGGAAGTGTAAGTAGACTTGGAATTCCAAAATATGAGTGGTGGTCTGAGGCTTTACATGGGATTTCATACACTGGTCCTGGAGTTAAATTTAATGGTGTAGTTCCTGGTGCCACTAGCTTCCCTCAACCCATTCTCACTTCTGCTTCTTTCAATGAGACTCTGTTTGAAACCATTGGAAAG GCGGTATCCACTGAGGCTAGAGCAATGTACAATGTTGGTTTAGCAGGCTTGACATATTGGTCACCAAATGTGAACATTTACCGCGATCCCAGATGGGGAAGAGGCCAAGAAACACCAGGAGAAGATCCAACACTCGCCAGCAAGTATGGTGTAGCTTATGTTAAAGGTTTGCAGCAGCGCGATGATGGTAAGAAAGACATGCTCAAGGTTGCTTCTTGCTGTAAGCACTATACAGCTTATGATGTCGATGATTGGAAAGGAATCCAACGTTACAATTTCAACGCTAAG GTAACACAGCAAGATTTAGATGATACATTTAATCCTCCATTCAAGAGTTGTGTTGTTGATGGAAATGTAGCCAGTGTGATGTGTTCTTACAACCAAGTCAATGGCAAGCCTACCTGTGGTGATCATGACCTTTTGGCTGGTGTTATCAGAGGACAATGGAAATTAAATGG ATATATTGTTACTGATTGTGATTCATTAAATGAGATATACTGGGCTCAACACTACACCAAGACACCAGAGGAGACTGCAGCTTTGTCTCTAAATTCAG GGCTGGACCTGAATTGTGGTTCTTGGCTTGGTAAATACACTCAAGGTGCTGTAAACCAAGGACTAGTAAATGAATCAGTTATCGATAGAGCAGTCTCAAACAACTTTGCTACGCTAATGAGACTTGGATTCTTTGATGGTGATCCGAAAAACCATGCCTATGGAAGCCTTGGTCCCAAAGATGTGTGCTCCCCAGAACACCAAGAGCTAGCTCGTGAAGCAGCAAGACAAGGAATTGTCTTGCTTAAAAACAGTGCAGGATCATTACCTCTGTCCCCCAAATCGATCAAGTCTTTAGCAGTCATTGGCCCTAATGCCAATGTTGGCTATACCATGATTGGCAGTTATGAAG GCACTCCATGCAAGTTAACAACTCCACTGCAAGGACTAAATGCATCAGTTGCTACAGTTTACCACCCAGGCTGTTTCAATGCCAGTGTGTCTTGTGACCCAGCACTAGCTGATGATGCCAAGAAAATAGCAGCTGCAGCTGATGCTGTGGTATTGGTAATGGGATCAGATCAATCTGTTGAGAGGGAGAGCAAGGACAGAGTAAATATAACACTCCCTGGACAACAATCACTTCTTATAACTGAGGTTGCTAGTGTTTCAAAGGGACCTGTAATCCTAGTTATCATGTCTGGAGGTGGTATGGATGTACAATTTGCTGTTGATAACCCTAAAGTTACAAGCATTGTTTGGATTGGTTTCCCTGGTGAAGATGGTGGTGGTGCCCTAGCTGATATCATCTTTGGATATTACAATCCAA GTGGAAGGCTTCCAATGACATGGTATCCACAATCATATGCAGACAAAGTTGATATGACTAACATGAACATGAGGGCAGATCCTAAAACAGGATTTCCTGGAAGAAGTTACAGGTTCTACAAAGGTCCAACTGTTTTTAACTTTGGAGATGGATTAAGTTACTCTAACTACAAACACCACCTAGTACAAGCACCAAAATATGTCTCCATTCCTCTAGAGGAAGGACATGCTTGTCGATCGACGAGGTGCAAGTCCATTGATGCTGTTAATGAGCAGAGCTGCAGCAACTTAGGATATGACATTCACTTGAGAGTTAAGAATGTTGGAAAAATGAGTGGAAGTCACACTGTTTTCTTGTTCACTTCACCACCCTCAGTTCACAATGCACCTCAGAAACATTTGTTGGAGTTTCAAAAGATTCATTTGACACCACAAAGTGAAgggattgttaagttcaagttagATGTATGCAAGCATTTGAGTGTAGTTGATGAGGTTGGAAACAAGAAAGTTGCTTTAGGTTTACATGTGCTTCATATAGGAGATTTGAGACATTCCTTGACTGTGAGGATTTAA